The genomic DNA CCACGCCCGCCTCCGCCCCCGGCGCCCGGGCCCGCCCCCGTCCCCGCACCTTCCCTTCCGCGAAAGGCCCGATCCGGCCCGCTTCCGCCGAGGCTCCGGCAACCCCCAAGCCGCGCTTCGGCGGGCAAGAGTCCGGCCGACCGAGGAACGACTCATGACCGTCTTCCGCGGACACGCCTCGTTGCTGTCCCTGCTGCTGATCGCCGCCGTCCCCGGCTGCCGGGAGGACGACGCGGATCCTCCGCGTCCTTCCTTAAGCGACGATGGAGGACTTTCGGCTGTGCGCCGCCGCGCCCGCCAAGCCGACCGCTTCATGGTCCACTACGGAGACTGGACGCCGGAGGCGATCCAGGCCGCCCGGCGGCACCAGGTGGTCGTCGTCCATCCTTCCCAGGGTCACGTCACCCGCGACATCGTCGCCGCGATCCGCCAAGGCGTCGATCCCGCGGATCCTTCGGACGACGTCCTGGTGCTCGGGTACATCTCCGTGGGTGAGGATCTGCGCACGCGGACGCTGACGGACGCCCAGCTCGCCGCGGACCCCCGCTTCCGCGGCGACGGCAGCGGACCCCGCGTGGATCCGCGCGGCCCGGACGCCGACGGGCGGCCTCTGGACGGCATCGACCCGCGCGGCGCGCCCTCCCCCGGGGGAACCCGGTTCGCGTCCTGGTACCTGGACGACAACTCCGTGGACCGCACGGGCAGGGGCGACGGCTTGCCGGACCGCAACGGCCGCTTCGGCGGCGCCTTCGTCAACGCCGGCGACCCCGCCTGGTTCGCCCTTCTCCAGGACATGACCCTCGACGGACCCGACGGTCTGGCCGGTTTCCGCGAAATCCTCGCGACCGATTATGGGCGCGGCCTGGGCTGCGACGGCGTCTTTCTGGATACGATCGACACGTGCGCCCCGAATCGATTTACGGACCCCTCGAGCGACAACCAGTCCGAGTTTGAATGGACGGCTCCCGGATTTTCCGCCTTCATCCGGCGGGTCCGCGCCGCCTATCCGAACGCGGTAATTCTCCAGAACCGGGGCCTCTTCTTCTACGATCCCCGGCATCCGCACTACGCGTTCAGCCCGCGCGGGGCCGTGGACCTCGTGCTCTTCGAGAGCTTCCGGCTGAACTCCCACGCCTTCGAGGAATTCAGCCCGTACTTCTATCCGGACAACCGCTTCAACGTCGCGCCCAAGCTTATCGCCGAATCCCAGAGGCCGGACGGCTTCCGCATCGTCTCGCTCGGATACGCCGAGGGGCCTCCCGACCGGATGTCCCGGGACACGCTCGTCGGCCGTTCGACCGTGGGGCTGGACTCGCTTCTGGAGGACATCCGGGTGACCCAGGAGCTTCACGGGTTCCGGCACTATCTCACCGACGCCCCCGTGCTCCTGGCCAATACGTTCGTCCTGGATCACGCCAACCTGACGGACGCCGCCCCGCCCCGGTGGTCGAGCACCTACAACCCGCACACTCCGCCCTTTCCCACGCCTCCCTCGGAGCCGCCCCCGCGCGTGGGTCTTCAGGAAGCCGTTCCCGGACCGGGAAGCCTGACCGTCCGGTGGGACGTGGCGCTGGACCTTCATCCCGTCCGATACACGCTCTACTATCAGACCCGGCCGTTCGACTTCGCCGCCGACCCGGACCTCCGCTCGGCCGCGCGCATCGCGCTCGTCCCCGAGGTGGGGGCCGGTTACGCCCAAGGTCCGGGACCCGACCGCTATCCCTTTCAGGCCACGATCTCGGGACTCGTTCCCGGTCAGGTCTATTACCTCGTGCTGCGCGCCTCCGACACGTCACCCGCCGCCCACGAGGAAAAAAATCAGGTCGTCCGCACGGCGGCGCCCCTCGGATCTCCGTAACGCCGTGTCCCCGGGGGAATCGGATTCTTCGGCGGTCCCCCGGAGGACAAGCGATGAAGCCCGTGGTCTGGAAGACCGGCGAGCTCTACCGGTGCTTGAACCCCGAATGCGAGTGCGAAATTCTGATCACCCAGCTCCCGCGACCCGGACGGACTCCGGAGTCGCTCCCGCACTGCTGTTCCTGCGGGACCCCGATGCAGGAAGTCAGCCAGCTCAGCGACGCGTCATGAACGACCTGGCCCGCTGGATGAAACGCGAACACCGCTCGGCGCTCCGCCTCCTGGAGGCGTACGAACGGCTCCGGGCGGATCTCGCGCGTCGCAAGCGCGACCTCGCCGACCGCATCCGCCGGCGCCTCGGAGCCCACCTCGACGCCGCCGACGGGATCCTCGAGGCCCTCGAAGAGGAAGCTCCGTGGGCCGTGGCGCGGGCGCGCGAACATCGCCGATCGCTGGGGCGTCTCCTCGAGGAACTGGACCTGGCCCAC from Planctomycetota bacterium includes the following:
- a CDS encoding hemerythrin domain-containing protein: MNDLARWMKREHRSALRLLEAYERLRADLARRKRDLADRIRRRLGAHLDAADGILEALEEEAPWAVARAREHRRSLGRLLEELDLAHPDERSFDAKIRALGEYLDAHIREEEGSLLAEARRLDRTRLRGLSDRLAGREGAA